A genome region from Halioglobus japonicus includes the following:
- a CDS encoding SDR family NAD(P)-dependent oxidoreductase has protein sequence MIAGIGPFDALLNIAGGFAMGVDAADPSDEQWNWMFRINVETLRNAIIAAAPVLKQQRGAIVNVGALGAVSGQAAMSAYGCAKSSVMRLTESLSEEMKAAGVNVNAVLPSIIDTPLIARACLTLTSLSGSPRSNWRRSCAFWHPTLQARCTAPCCQ, from the coding sequence GTGATCGCAGGTATCGGACCCTTCGATGCGTTGCTTAACATTGCAGGCGGCTTTGCCATGGGTGTAGATGCGGCAGATCCCAGTGATGAACAGTGGAACTGGATGTTCCGCATCAATGTCGAGACCCTGCGCAATGCCATCATCGCCGCCGCACCGGTGCTGAAACAGCAGCGTGGCGCCATCGTTAACGTCGGCGCGCTGGGCGCGGTCTCGGGTCAGGCTGCAATGAGCGCCTACGGCTGTGCCAAGTCGTCGGTGATGCGCCTCACTGAGAGCCTGTCAGAAGAGATGAAGGCAGCTGGGGTCAACGTTAATGCGGTGCTACCCAGCATCATTGATACCCCCCTAATCGCGAGGGCATGCCTGACGCTGACTTCGCTGAGTGGGTCTCCCCGGAGCAATTGGCGGAGGTCATGTGCTTTCTGGCATCCGACGCTGCAAGCGCGGTGCACGGCGCCCTGCTGCCAGTGA
- a CDS encoding DUF2798 domain-containing protein gives MSLIICLLNFGLIENILLIWLKSWGTAFLIAYPVVLLINPLVSKLVNLVIKD, from the coding sequence ATGTCTTTAATAATTTGCCTTCTTAATTTTGGTTTAATAGAAAACATCTTACTCATCTGGTTAAAATCTTGGGGAACTGCATTTTTAATTGCTTATCCAGTTGTTCTGTTAATTAACCCGCTAGTCAGCAAGCTCGTTAATCTTGTCATTAAAGACTAA